From a single Bacillus gobiensis genomic region:
- a CDS encoding metal-dependent hydrolase produces MTGKTHITGGIAAGAALSAMTHYDPILTAVAGAAGGLLPDICHSGSKIGSRLPLLSKIISAIFGHRTFTHSLLFLLIAAVFLSHYVSNDPIRLGILAGMISHLLLDAATRSGIKLFYPFKLTIRFPVTTKTGSKAEHAILAILTVAAIYFFSKEAVQQYTNGFHF; encoded by the coding sequence TATCTGCAATGACACACTACGATCCAATACTTACAGCGGTTGCCGGGGCGGCAGGAGGATTATTGCCTGATATATGCCATAGCGGAAGCAAGATCGGCAGCCGTCTCCCGTTGCTTTCTAAGATCATAAGCGCGATCTTCGGACACCGCACGTTTACGCACAGCTTATTATTTTTGCTGATTGCTGCGGTATTTTTATCACATTACGTCTCAAATGATCCAATTCGATTGGGGATTCTTGCGGGGATGATCAGCCATTTGCTGTTGGATGCTGCCACTCGATCAGGAATTAAACTATTCTATCCTTTTAAACTCACCATTCGTTTTCCGGTCACAACAAAAACAGGCAGTAAGGCTGAACATGCGATTCTGGCTATTTTAACGGTAGCTGCGATCTACTTTTTTAGCAAAGAAGCCGTCCAGCAATATACGAATGGGTTTCATTTTTAG